TTCCGCATCGCGCCGACAATGACAGTGCGCAGGACAGGATATTGAGCCTATGGGCAGGACGATTGAAAAACTGCTATTCAAACGCGTGCTGAAACGATGGCGACGGCTTGCACAACAGGCTCCCAAGGCGCCGCTCAGCCGCCTGAGGGAACAGCGCAATCGCGCCAGAACACTGCGTTTGCATCTGGATCGACTGGTTCATGTCGCCGAAAGCCGACTGGCGCTGCCGCAAATCGGGTCCAACGCCTTTCCCCGCCCCCATGGTACCGACTGGGGCTGGCGCCCGGAACTCTGGCGCGGCCCGCTGCCTGTTCCCGGTGCCTCCGCGATTCCCAGCAAAACCCGGCTCGGCGATGAGGTTCAGCTGTTTCACGACTGCGCCGTCTCAGAAATCACCCTGCGCCAGCTGCGCAACAACCGTGAGGAAGACCTCGCCCCCTATGGCGTCCGTCTGGACGTGTTTCGCTTTGACGGTTCCTTCCTGTCGCTGGTTATCGAGCTGCCGCAAGAGGTGACCAACGGGCTAAGCCGTGATCATCTGCTGCGGGTGGATTGCACGGTGGAAACCGAAAACCCGATAGAAATCTTTGCCCGGCTCAACATCAAGCATGGTCCGAACACCGAACAATTGGTGCGTGAAATGCCCATGGGCGACAAGCGGACCCACGTCGAATATGACCTCGCCTATGCTGAGCTGAACGAAAAACGCGTCGAGCGGCTG
The nucleotide sequence above comes from Phaeobacter inhibens DSM 16374. Encoded proteins:
- a CDS encoding DUF6478 family protein, whose protein sequence is MGRTIEKLLFKRVLKRWRRLAQQAPKAPLSRLREQRNRARTLRLHLDRLVHVAESRLALPQIGSNAFPRPHGTDWGWRPELWRGPLPVPGASAIPSKTRLGDEVQLFHDCAVSEITLRQLRNNREEDLAPYGVRLDVFRFDGSFLSLVIELPQEVTNGLSRDHLLRVDCTVETENPIEIFARLNIKHGPNTEQLVREMPMGDKRTHVEYDLAYAELNEKRVERLWLELIFEAPEMNQVTLRDLTLSRSRRASL